The genomic stretch TCTGTATCTACCATACCTTTAAAGGTTAAATAATGCACGTTGTCTTTTAATTCATATGCTCCGGCATGATTATGTCCGTTAAAGAAAAATTTAACATTGGTATAGGGTTTAATTAGTGCTAAGAATTGTTCTCTGTTCCAGATATTATGTTGATCGATTGGATAAATAGGGAAGTGACAGTAAAAACCAACTTTCTCATTATTTTTTGTTGCAATATCTAGTTCATTCTTAATCCAACTTAATTGTTTTAAGCTTAATGCACCATTCCATTTTTTTACAAAAGGCAGGTTATTATCCTTTAGTAAATTAAAAATTGAGTCAGTTTGTCTTTTTTTATCCTTAGAAAGAGCGCCAAAAAAACTTAAGTCATTACCATCTAAAACAATAAAACGCCAATCGTTTTTTACAATACTGTAATATCTGTTTTTTAAATTTAATTTTTTAATAACTTCTTTTTTCAAGGAATCTTTTACTTCAAAGTCATGATTTCCTAAAACATGATATGTTTCTGATTTTAATTTATGCCAAGTTGGTAAAATACTATCTAAACTCTTAAAATCTTTGTCTATAAAATCACCTAAATGAATTGTGTAACTTAAAGTGTCTTTATTTAAAGTATGTACTGCTTCTTTTAATCTTGTGGGTGATTTTTTGTAATAACGATCCCATTTTACGTCGCAATGGCAATATTGGCAGTCTGAAATTACACCAATTTTAAAGTTAGTATTTTCTTCTTTTTTACAAGAAACAATACTGATTATTGAAATTAAAAAGAAAACTATTTTTTTCATTAGAATATGTTTTTTACAAATATATCACATTACAAAAAAACGCAATCAAATTAATGATTGCGTTTTAGTATCTTTTTCTTTTTTTTGGGGATTTTATTCTTTTACAAATCTCTTTAAACCAATATTATTATCGGTTGTTGTTATTTTTAAAAGGTAAATGCCGTTACTAAGTTTGCTAGTATTTATTGTTTTTAGTTTGCTAAAAAGTACTTTTTGTCCTTGTAAGTTGTAGATTTCTGCTAATTTGATATCTTCATTTAACTTGATGTTTAAAACATTTACTGTTGGATTGGGATACACAGAAAACGCTATTTTATTAATGTCGCTTAAACCTGCTACTGCAGATGCGCCAAACTCATAAGCTCCTAAATCTACAGTGGTATCAAATATTCTTGTATTGCCAAGTATATCTGCATTAATATCTGCAGGTACTTTAGAATTATCACCCATGTTTATGGCAGGAGAATTTGCTTGTAAACTAAAATCTGTTGCACTAGTAAATAATGGGTCTGAAGTTATAATGTTTT from Polaribacter marinaquae encodes the following:
- a CDS encoding metallophosphoesterase, whose amino-acid sequence is MKKIVFFLISIISIVSCKKEENTNFKIGVISDCQYCHCDVKWDRYYKKSPTRLKEAVHTLNKDTLSYTIHLGDFIDKDFKSLDSILPTWHKLKSETYHVLGNHDFEVKDSLKKEVIKKLNLKNRYYSIVKNDWRFIVLDGNDLSFFGALSKDKKRQTDSIFNLLKDNNLPFVKKWNGALSLKQLSWIKNELDIATKNNEKVGFYCHFPIYPIDQHNIWNREQFLALIKPYTNVKFFFNGHNHAGAYELKDNVHYLTFKGMVDTENESAFANVEFKKDTIIVNGFYREPSRKLVIK